The Chamaesiphon minutus PCC 6605 DNA window TATGCAGACCCTGCCAGTAGCCGATCGGTTCGCTTATAGTAATTTAGGTACAGACACCACGATTCATCGCCGTAAAACCCGGCCTGTAGCCATTGGCAGCGTTATTATCGGTGGAAACAATCCAGTGGTCGTTCAGTCGATGATCAATGAAGATACCTTAGATATCGATGGGGCGGTGGCTGGAATTCGCCGTCTCCACGAGATCGGCTGTGAAATTGTCCGCGTGACAGTACCGAGTATGGCTCATGCCAGAGCTTTGGCCGAAATCAAACAAAAACTGATCGATACATATCAAATCGTCCCCCTCGTGGCTGACGTCCATCACAATGGCATGAAAATTGCCCTCGAAGTTGCCAAACATGTAGATAAAGTCCGCATCAACCCTGGATTGTACGTCTTTGAAAAGCCCAAGCCCGATCGCACGGAATATACCCCTACTGAATTTGCCGAAATTGGCGAGCAAATTCGCGACATGCTCGAACCATTAGTCGTCTCTTTACGCAACCAGAATAAAGCGATGCGGATTGGCGTCAATCACGGTTCTCTCGCCGAACGGATGTTATTCACTTACGGCGATACTCCCGAAGGCATGGTTGAATCAGCCTTAGAGTGCATCCGCATCTGTCAATCATTTGATTTTCACAACCTCGTCGTCTCGATGAAGGCATCCCGCGTCCCCGTGATGCTTGCCGCTTACCGACTCCTGGCACAACGGATGGACAAAGCTGGCATGGATTACCCGATTCACTTAGGCGTCACCGAAGCTGGCGATGGCGAGTACGGACGGATCAAATCTACGGCTGGCATCGCCACCCTCTTAGCCGAAGGCATCGGCGATACGCTGCGAGTATCGCTCACTGAAGCTCCCGAAAAAGAAATACCCGTGTGCTACAGCATTCTCCAATCGCTGGGGCTACGGAAGACAATGGTAGAGTACGTAGCTTGCCCATCTTGCGGTCGAACATTATTCAACCTCGAAGAAGTCCTCCATCAAGTGCGCGAAGCTACCAAGCACCTGACGGGACTAGACATCGCCGTGATGGGGTGCATCGTCAATGGCCCTGGCGAAATGGCTGATGCCGACTACGGTTATGTCGGCAAAACACCAGGCTACATCTCCCTTTATCGCGGTCGAGATGAGATCGAGCGCGTCCCCGAAGCCGAAGGCGTCGCCAAATTAATTGCCCTGATTAAGGCCGACGATCGTTGGGTAGATCCATAATGGTGGATAGGTGGATGGGTAGATGGGTAATGTAGTTTGTTTCCCCTCTTCCCTTCCCCCTTCCCCCTTTTCCCTAAAGCCTAAAGCCTAAAGCCTAACCCTGCCAATCCCGATCGAGATAGAGGTAGGTGGCGATCGTGCTAACATCGAAGTATTACGATAAGTTCGCCGATCGCACTTGACATTTTGTCAAATGTGCTAACTTAGGTATAGTTCGACAGCATTCACTTTTCCTTTCCTGTTAATCTCAGACAGAATCATGAAGATCGAAAAACACGGGTTAGTCATTGGTGCCACCACATTAGTACTCACAGCAGTAGCCGTTACTGGTGCGGGGCTTCATCTTCCCAGAGGTGTTGCCTTCTTCAAAAACAGCCCCAAGGAACTGCTAGACGAGGTGTGGCAGGTTGTCGATAAACAATACGTCGATGCCACCTTCAATCAAAAAGACTGGCGAGCGATTCGCACTCAGTACGTAGTTAAAGGTAACTATAAGAGTAAAGAAGAGGTTTATAAAGCAGCACGGTCGATGCTCAAAAATCTCAACGATCCATATACCCGCTTTATGGACCCTAAAGAATTTAGAGATCTGCAAGTCGAAACATCCGGGCAATTAATCGGTGTAGGGATTCAACTGAGCCAAAACGAGAAAACCAAAAGACTCGAAGTAATCGCCCCGATCGAAGATACATCGGCATCTAAAGCGGGAATCCTATCCAAGGATATCATCACGAAGATCGATGGTAAAAGTACCGTTGGTATGGACGTGAATAAAGCAGTACAACTCATTCGCGGCAAAGAAGGCACTACCGTCAAACTTACGATCCTCCGCGACAATCGTCAAACCCTCGAATTTAATTTACTCCGCCAACAAATCGAGATTCATCCCGTCGAAGCTAAATACCGTCCGAAAGAACTCAACGGCATCGGTTACATCCGACTCAAACAATTTAGTGCCAACGCATCAACTGAAATGGGTGCGGCGATTCAAAAACTTGAAAGCCAAGGTGCTAAGGGCTACGTGTTAGACCTTAGATCGAATCCTGGTGGCTTGCTATATGGTGCGATCGATATCGCCCGGATGTGGCTGGACGATGGCAAAATCGTTTCTACCGTCAACCGTAGGGGTACAGACGATATCAGTGTGGCCAATAATACCGCGATTACCAAAAAACCGTTAGTAGTACTAGTCGATGGTGGTTCGGCGAGCGCGAGTGAAATCCTCTCTGGCGCACTGCAAGATAACAAGCGCGCTCAATTAGTTGGCGTGAAGACCTTCGGTAAAGGTTTGGTGCAATCCGTTCGCCCCTTGTCCGAAGGTGCCGGAATGGCAGTCACGATCGCTAAATACTTTACTCCTAGCGGCAAAGATATCAACCGTGCCGGAATTAAACCAGACGTAGAAGTTAAACTCAGCAAGACACAAATCCAAGCCTTAGTCAAAGATCGGGCCAAGGTAGCGACTGTTGCCGACCCTCAGTACGCTAAAGCCTTGCAAGTTTTACAAGTCGAGATCGCACGTAATGGTAGTTCAGCCCAAAAAAAGTAGTAGGTAGTTTACCGACGGATATCACAGATGCCGCCTGTAAACCCAATACGAATCTTGAAGATTGCCAGCTCGAGCGAGCGGTCACTACTACAACCAATCGTTATCTATCTAAGGCACTATATTATTTGTGGTTTACT harbors:
- the ispG gene encoding (E)-4-hydroxy-3-methylbut-2-enyl-diphosphate synthase, which translates into the protein MQTLPVADRFAYSNLGTDTTIHRRKTRPVAIGSVIIGGNNPVVVQSMINEDTLDIDGAVAGIRRLHEIGCEIVRVTVPSMAHARALAEIKQKLIDTYQIVPLVADVHHNGMKIALEVAKHVDKVRINPGLYVFEKPKPDRTEYTPTEFAEIGEQIRDMLEPLVVSLRNQNKAMRIGVNHGSLAERMLFTYGDTPEGMVESALECIRICQSFDFHNLVVSMKASRVPVMLAAYRLLAQRMDKAGMDYPIHLGVTEAGDGEYGRIKSTAGIATLLAEGIGDTLRVSLTEAPEKEIPVCYSILQSLGLRKTMVEYVACPSCGRTLFNLEEVLHQVREATKHLTGLDIAVMGCIVNGPGEMADADYGYVGKTPGYISLYRGRDEIERVPEAEGVAKLIALIKADDRWVDP
- the ctpC gene encoding carboxyl-terminal processing protease CtpC, which encodes MKIEKHGLVIGATTLVLTAVAVTGAGLHLPRGVAFFKNSPKELLDEVWQVVDKQYVDATFNQKDWRAIRTQYVVKGNYKSKEEVYKAARSMLKNLNDPYTRFMDPKEFRDLQVETSGQLIGVGIQLSQNEKTKRLEVIAPIEDTSASKAGILSKDIITKIDGKSTVGMDVNKAVQLIRGKEGTTVKLTILRDNRQTLEFNLLRQQIEIHPVEAKYRPKELNGIGYIRLKQFSANASTEMGAAIQKLESQGAKGYVLDLRSNPGGLLYGAIDIARMWLDDGKIVSTVNRRGTDDISVANNTAITKKPLVVLVDGGSASASEILSGALQDNKRAQLVGVKTFGKGLVQSVRPLSEGAGMAVTIAKYFTPSGKDINRAGIKPDVEVKLSKTQIQALVKDRAKVATVADPQYAKALQVLQVEIARNGSSAQKK